In the Silene latifolia isolate original U9 population chromosome 1, ASM4854445v1, whole genome shotgun sequence genome, TCGAAGAATATAATGACAGAAGCATATTATACCTCGCTTCCTAGAAATATGGGGTGCTCCTCATCACGCTTGTAAGCTTGCACCTGATCCTGTACTCTGAAGTCCTGATTCTCATCAGCTTCAAGATGGTGGTTGATAAATGGATTTGAACCTTGTTTTATATCAGGCTCCAACTTGGCTAACTCACAAAGCTGCCGTAGCATTTCTTGCTTATGCTGTCCACACGACAAGTTCCTGTCCTGAAACATTAAGATATATTCACATCAAATAAGTATCAACTATTACAGCATTAATATTTGCCATGGGTGGCCATAACAAAATCATCCCCTTAATGCTCAGAATCATTATTCAAATTTATTCAAGAATACGTTAATCCTATTTCAAATTATGTCTTTCCGAGGAGATCAACTACCAACCTTCCTATTATGTCCATTTTCAATGGAGCCAATCACTCACTTTTTTTCCAAATTATGATGGAATGAAGCAATCAAGTAACTAAGCAAGTTGTGCATCTATAATACTGAAGTAACTGTCCTTCAATGAATTCATCACAAAATTTCCGCTTATTGCCTTATTGGTCATCCCAACACCGAAATAACCTCTTTGTGTTTTTAGAGGGGTGAGTATTACATTACAAAAGGGATTTTGCATCAAATGACCCACTTACTTCGTCCAAATGCAAAGAAAACCCGTGTCCCAGTTCATTCCTAAATCACGCGGGAAAAAAACTTGACATAGAAATGAGTTTTATATCCCGAACAAGTTCCTCCCAAGTAAACCTCATAGTGCCTAAGACACACATGTTCCTACAAGCTATAAGGACATATATGAAACTAGTACTCCTTCTGTCCTAGTGAATTCTGTACATTTGTTTGACGCAGAAAAGACCAAGATATGAAACAAATGTACAAGGTTGCCTCTTCTTTTCTCTCTTATGCTTTTTAGAGTCCTACTAGCACATACAGTGAAAACATGTTAATACAACGAACTGAACGAAGTCACTGAAACCCCAAAATAGAATATGTAGAAAACTTAAATGGGAGTCTGGGACCAGACAGAGGGAGTATGTGTAGAAGTCAAAAGACCTGCCTTCACTAAACAAACCTTCAACTCACCAGTCAGCAACCTACGCAAGCACATGATTCCTTTGATGCTACTACAAATACTAACTCTTTTAGTCTTTACCATCAAGCAAAATCAAATGataacaaaacacaaacatatctaaacaacaacaacaaaccagTAAAAAGTTCAGCTACCACAATGTGTCCAAAGATTCATAATTTCATATGCACCAAACCTTAGCCTAAATCACTAGAAAAAATATCAACAACaaatgcctcaatggctcccacaAATTGAAGGGTAGGGTGTTCAGATACTACAGTCTTACCCTTGCGTTAAGACTATACTCCCTcgatcccggtcatttgtttacttttggtcttggcacaaagaccaaggaaaatgGAGTAGACCAATTATgtgatgacaagtggaccaaattgggtGTGGAGTATCGAGTTACTCATCAAAGTCATTCCTAGAAtagaaacgtaaacaattgactgaTACACCCCCAAAACGGAATTGGTAAACAATTGACCTGGACGGAGAGACTAACAATATAGAGGAAAAACAATACTAATAATtacgacaacaacaaaaaaaaaaaaacagtaaaaacaTTGAAAAAACCGTCGAAATTTCAAACAAAGCGAACCTTAGGCAAAGGAGGCACAACCATAGCATGAAAGTTATGAGTTTTATCAGTAGAAACAATCAAATCATCAAGATTAACAACAGCAGGAGTATCCCAAACAAAATAATCACAAAACCCATCTTCCCCTTCCTCAAACCCACCTAACAAATCCCCAAAATTATCATGATCATGATCATCATCACCCTTCTCATCAACCAATATATTCTTACAATCAAAACCCTCAAACCCAATAATGGCCGCCATTTCGACAGCGGAAGGGCGGCCGGTAAACCCCTCAAGAGGTCTCCTGTCATGATTATCCATACACTTAGGTAAATTATGGACCTCATAATCACAATTCTGACAAAACACAGATTGTTCAGTACAACAGAAAATTGAAGCAGGTGAAGAATCACAAGAATCACAGAGCTGAAATCGTATGTGTTTAGTAAAAAGCTGGTTTGTGCAATGAACTTCACGATCACATGATAAACATAACTTAGCAGAATCAGCTCTGCAATATACAAGTGCTGATTTTTCTCCACAAAAATCACATAACCGTTTCTGGGTATTTGTGATTTGGGTGTTTATGGGTGAATTTGGCATCTTTTTAGGGTTTTAAATGGTGATTTTTTCTGGGTTTTGGAGTTATAATTTAGGGTTTTAGGTAGATTGAGTGATTGCTGTGGGAGTAGATATTTGACGAGAAATAAGAGTTAGAAAGAGACAAAATGAAATTGAATGTGATCCAATAAAATGGGGATAAGGTATTGCTTGGAGAAGGGAGAAAGAAGGACACAAAGGAGGAGTTAGGTAGTTGAGTGAAGAAGGTTGTGGAATTCACGTGTGTAGGAGACTCAAAAGACTTGTTTCGGCTTGTTTATGTGACGATTTATGTCGTAATTACTTCGTCACTCTTCCAACTCCACTCAAAAGAACGGAACAAAACTTCACATTAATTTAAccgcacaaattcttgtttatgaCGGTACATATCCGTcgctcttgagtgacggataccattttacctcacaaagtatccactttttctctctctgcaacactattcatgtggtcccctttctccactaacccattttgttaccattttatctcacaaaatatccgtcacaaatggtaacccgtcacaagggagaccaattgatttAATCGAGCTAACCTGAACTTAATCGAGCTaatttgaattgaattgaatggagctgaactaaaTTGAAGTAAGAATTAATTTGTTAATAAATGAGTTGAAATGAAGCTAACGAAACTGAACTAAATATAATTGAATTGAACTGACTAATGAGCTGAAATTAATTTCAAAAGATATGTTCTAAGGCTCCTAGCGCCTCAATCTTTGTTGCCATGGCTTTGTGAATTGTGATGGGGATTTGTTCAATACTTTACATTTAAAAAGTCTAATACTTGTTTTACGTTCAAATTAAATAGTACAATAAGAGAAATTTGATGAATATGAGTAGTTTGATTATTTGAAAGTGAGATAATTTGGTTGTGAGGTTTTTTTTACCAAGAGTATCATAATGGAAAATATTTTACGAAAAGTACTCTATTAAGTAAAAAGCGTATATGCATTTaaagttttttatttttatttttattttttatttttatttttaactcTGTAAGCAATTCTGAGGCACAAAATAGAGGAACCAATCATTTACATCATATAGAATCTTAAAATTGGTTTGTTGGTAAGCTCCTAAAATGGAAAGTCCAGGATCATCATCAATGGGTAAAATCATTAAACAAAATTCTTTATCTTCTGGATATACTTCAAATAAATTATTTTTACCCAACACCATGTTAATCTCTTGTTGTTGGCCCTTAAACAAAAAATGAAGTACCACGGATGGAAATCTTATTTCGTCGCTAGAGTTCCAAGAGTAACACAGATCAAAACCCAATCCGGAAGGCGATATAGGTTGCATTTGATACTTATCCCTAAAATAGTGAACCATTGCATCTCTTAGAGGATTGTAAGCCGCTCGAACAAGGGACGTATGAGGTGAGCCTGAGTCGATTAAAAAACCTTTAGTGTAACCTTTTTCATCTAACTCAAAGACTGTCGGGTCTATTGCTAGTCTATTGTCATCCACACTAATACCATTCAAGAACAGATGATATCTTACTACGTTGGATGCCATTGAGATCACTTGGACCGTCCTAGAAGCATCTCCGCTAATTTGGGCATCATCTCCGAAGTAAATATTTGTTGTACGTTTCGAACTTCGTGGTGTTAAGCAATAAGCAAAGCGACCTTTGATTTGGGCTCCAAATTGGGATAATAACGATAACGGGCCCGGAGCTAACCCAGTTACACCAGCTACCATATTTTTAGGCCCATAACTATCACTAAATGGAAAATCTCTGTTTATTAATCCACATCCAAATGCTATACCTGGGTATCTGTCTAGCTCTTGTGTTCTAGAGTCTTTGAAATAGAATGTATCAAATCCTAAAAAGCCTGTTATATGAGCTAGTTTATAAATGTTTTCAAACCCACAAGAGCCCATAAAGCCTAGTGGTGGTTCACACAATTGGTGTTGAATACTCATTTTTTCAAAAGTGGGTGACTTTTTGTATCTAAAACCCTTAGTTTTTAAGTTAAAACAAGGATTACAACCTTCGCACTGAACCCAAGTGTTATCTCCCGCTGTGTCTAGAACGAAAAAACTCTTAAAAGCTCCGCCTTGGGTACCAAATTCAAGAGGAGTTACATAATAACCTCTTCTGGCGAGATGAATATCCGGTGTGAAAGAATTACTGTTTATTTTTGAAAAACCGGTTTGGCTACTAAAGACACGCGATCTGGATATATTTGCGAGGAATACTTGTCGTTCTTTGTTTGTGAGATTTTTCGGTAGTATGTTCAGTTTCTTATAGTCAATTGGGACCATCTCTATTGTTAAGCCATTAATTTTTGAAGTGGCGATTATAATTAAAAGGGGTAGAAATAAAAGGAAGGTTTGAGACATTATATATTTAGATGTGTCTTTTTCTTGGGGCATATGTGGACattatgcattgttgtttacttATATGGACATGATTGACCCTTTTGTGGAAAATTTATATTGATTTTCATCTATATTTATTAagatttctttttttattttttattttttattttttttttttggtgaaatgtgagaaatATATTAAATACGAAATAATTACATTATGATGATCATACAAAGAATATCATTCTATAAGACTCAATCTAGTCAGCCAATCTCGTTCAAAGAAGAGTCGATCTTTTTTTCCTGGTTCGAACTCTTGATCTCATAGTTTCCAAAATAACACCACCACCCTTTCGTGCCTAAGTAAATTCATGTCATTCCTACTTCTATTCCATTTGTTGCCATAATCGATACATCAAGCTCAACACTATGGCATATTGGACTCCCTTCCTCAAGCCCCGTGCCTGTTCTACTACTGCACCACTCAACCAAATCCCTTGTAGGGAAAGTCCAGCAGTGTTCTTGTTCGGTTCCATCACCACTCTCTGCTCGTAAGCACACTCACGTAACAGTGCTCTATGTTTTCATCACCGAGCCACACAGTAGCATTTCTCCTCGGTGATCACCCCAAACTTAGTTAGCCTTTCTACCGTATTCAGTGCCTTATGAGCAACCAACCATCCCAAAAATTGATGTTTAGGGAGAGTCCATCCATTCCAAACTACTTTTACCCACCGTGTTCGTGGCCTTGCACCTCCGAACCACATAGCACCCAATGAGAGTACCCTCCTGGTTGAATACTCCACTCTCCATTGACATAACCATTTCTCATTTCTTCCTTAACCTTGCATATTCTCCTCCATACCCAACTTGAGTTCGAGCTAGGCCTGTAGTCCATCCACTCCTGACCTTTAAGATAGTTGCTTTGCACCCAATTCACCCAAATAGAGTCTCTGTGTGTAGCAACCCACCACCGCCTTCCCACCATTGCCTTATTCCAACATTCCTGGTCTTTGATCCCCAAACCACCTTCCTCCTTAGGTCTGCAGATTGTGTCCCATCCCACTAGGGAGCCCTCCCGTAGTCTGCTGAATTATCCCAGAGGAAATTTCTACACACAGCTTCAATCCTCTTGATGATTCCTTTGGGGAGAACAAACATTGATGCCCAGTAGGAGTGTAAAGAATTCAAAGACACTCTTTACTATGACTAACCTACCTGCATAAGAAAATTTTCTTGCCCCATACCCATGTATCCTTGCACAAATTTTGTCCACAAGACACTCACAATCTTGCTTCCTGAGTCTTGTTGTCTGGATTGGCATTCCAAGATATTTAAATGGGATACTCCCTTCACTGAACCCCGATATCTCGCAATATCTCGATTTCACTGCTCAGCACATTCCCGAAATATGCATTAGATTTTGAGGCACTAATTTGCAATCCAGAAGCATTTGAAAATGTAGAAAATGACTGTAATAAAGAAAGATCATAGAGGTGGCATCCCCCTTGTCAAGAGTAACACATCATCGCAAAAACATAAGACTAGTGAGTCTTTGTTTCTTGCACATAGGATGGTAGTGAAAAGCAGGCTTTGAGGAGGCATACTGCAAGGACCGAGTCAAATACTCCATACACAGTGTGAAAATCAAGGGAGAGAGAGGATCCCCCTGTCTCAATCCTCTCTTCCCCTGGAAATAACCAAACATTTCTCCATTTAAAGAGAAGGAGTATGTAGTTGTAGAAATGCACTGCATTATCATTGCTTTAAAATCAGATGGGAACTGGAGCTCCTCCAAGAGATTCTCAACAAAACACCATTCTACAGTATCATATGCTTTCTGCAAGTCTATTTTGAACATACATCTTGGTGAAGCATGAGCCCTTTCATATAGTCTGATCAAATCTTGACATATTAAGATGTTCTCTTGGATGCTTCTTTGTTGAATAAAGGCTCCCTGGTTCTGTCCTACAATGTGAGGTAAAACTTCAGCTAATCTGGAACACATCAGCTTTGAAATGACTTTGTAAACAACATTGCAACAGGCAATTGGCCTGAATTGAAGGACACTTTTTGGTCTGTCACATTTAGGAATTAGTGTAACAGTTGTGGAGTTGATTTGCTTAAGGAGTTGCCTGTTCTGGAAAAAGTCTTGGACTGCTCTTATAACATCTCCTCCTATCTCCCCCCAGGCATCTTTGAAAAATTTGCTCGTGTATCCATCTGGCCCTGGTGATTTAATATCAGGAATACTAAAGAGAGCATCTTTAATTTCCTTCCCAGTCACAGGTTTCCTTAGCATAAGCCAATGGTCAGCAGTACACACAGGCCCTTGAGCAATGATCCTTCTATGAATCTTCTTAGTCTCTTTACTTGATCCAAGCAGAGTTTGGTAATAGACAATGAAAGCCTCCTGGATCTGCTCCTGAGTCTCACACACCTTGCCAGTCATATCCTCAATCATAGCAACCTTGTTCATATTCCTTCTCCTTTTCAGCAAACCATGAAAGTAAGAAGAATTTGCATCCCCCTTctttttttatttgttatttcataCTAAATAAGAAAATTTTATACTAAATAAGAAAATTGGGATCGGTTAATAGACAGTTTAAATATGACTATTATCAACACACTTACTcacataacataaatcattaaCTGTATTTTTTTTATCACAATCAATTACTCATATTTAAATTTGTAATGGTTACTAATTATTTTTCATAACCAATGAATAGGTAACGTGTCTGATTAAAGTAAAAAAATACAATAGATGAGAGTCCTTTAGTTGTATCCCTAATCATCCCCCATAATTCCATATTAACCCTAACCTAATCACTACTAACTCATGCTATTGGTAAACATAACAAACATGAATGAAAAAGACAAGAGATTAAGATTAAACATGATGATTTAAGACAAGTAATAAGTAgtaattaaagcaaggattaatAGGAAATTAAAAGGAGATTAAAGATAATACCAACTAATGAGGAAATATATGAACATTAAAATAGGAAaccttgaataaagatgaagacttgtcacGAATCTTCAAATACAAACCCAAGAGATCCAATAACAAAGCTAGATTAACAAGTAATTAAAGAGTAATTATGGAATGACTAATCTAATTAAGGAATTATTAAGCTAATCTAATCTAGGGTTTAGGATGATAAAAGATAGATCCCTAATTTAATTACAAAGCTGGCTATTTATACGATTACAAGATTAGGTTAAGTGGAGATTAGAAAAGGGACGTGCTAAATCTCGCGCACAATCTTACTAAATCCCGCGTATTTATCTCCCTTATTCCGAAattacccctctcatttctcacCCACAAAAAATACAACTAATCAAAACTTCAAGAAATCCCCAAACAAAACCCTAGCTTCCCACCAGCCGCTCCACCCGCGTCCCACCAACCACCCCCACTTACTGACGACGGAGAAGGAGCAGAGAATTAGGTCGACGACGACGAAAAATAGACGACGATGGAGGTTTATTGGGTTTGTGGGTGTTGAGGAATGGAAAAGGGATAAGAGGACAAGATAGACCACGACGAGTCTGGGGAAGGAGTGGGACGACGGCGTAGGGTGGTCGCCGGGACTAGGGAATGGGTGGTCGGGGCTGGTGGATGGGTGGTCGGGAATGGAAAGGTTTTGTCGACAGAGAAGCGGTTGCGGAGGTTAAATGGGACATAAATTAATCGAATATGGTGGATTGGGGTGGATGACGCAGGGCCAGGTTAGTCGACGGCATAGAGATCGGGGTGGTCGGTGCTGGTAGAGGAGTGGACGAGGAAGGTGGGGGGAAGGTAGGAGGGGTGGTTGGAGATGGCAGGATGTCGTGaatcaacatttttttttctttttttttaaatgaagggTAACTATGGAAAAGAGGGACAAAGTGCATGGTATGTAGTAAAATCATGCGCGGGATTTAGAAATTACGTTAGAAAATATCTCCGTCGTAGTTTGTCTCGGGCTAGCCGGAGCTATCTTAGACGGTTTCTAGTTTCATCGATATACCTAACTCGGATGAGCTGGGCCATATGGGCCGAGATGGTCTGTAGCTGTCCGCTTTTGCTCAACAATTCTGCTCACCAACTCATAGGAGATCACCATAACTCGCCCTAAATTCTTGGTGATCACCCCTAATCTTGTAATTGAAGCTTAAAAGCCCTTTATCATTAACCATCTCTCTTGTTTCCACGTGCTATGACTTGTAAAACGTCAATTTGCTCCTATTTGCACGTGAAATGAGGTAATTCCGTCAAGTTTGGCTTCTTTCCCACAAAATATgttaaataaaacaaaataacaaaagtgTAATACCTACcccgttagggacccgttgactagccgttgactgaccttagacacatggTAGACCCTAGAGAACCTTTCTTACAAACGGAATTAGTACTTGGTGACCTTTAGAAGTAGAGAACTCGATCTAGCGCAGGCTACTTGATTGAGTAGTCTAGTAACTAGATCGAGTAGAGGCCATTCAatcgagtaagtcccatactcgatcgagtatggcagTTTCAGTGGTAAGTTATAAATCGTGTAGTCGTAAACCCCAAAT is a window encoding:
- the LOC141643622 gene encoding aspartic proteinase nepenthesin-1-like; this translates as MSIQHQLCEPPLGFMGSCGFENIYKLAHITGFLGFDTFYFKDSRTQELDRYPGIAFGCGLINRDFPFSDSYGPKNMVAGVTGLAPGPLSLLSQFGAQIKGRFAYCLTPRSSKRTTNIYFGDDAQISGDASRTVQVISMASNVVRYHLFLNGISVDDNRLAIDPTVFELDEKGYTKGFLIDSGSPHTSLVRAAYNPLRDAMVHYFRDKYQMQPISPSGLGFDLCYSWNSSDEIRFPSVVLHFLFKGQQQEINMVLGKNNLFEVYPEDKEFCLMILPIDDDPGLSILGAYQQTNFKILYDVNDWFLYFVPQNCLQS
- the LOC141602616 gene encoding zinc finger protein CONSTANS-LIKE 13; translated protein: MPNSPINTQITNTQKRLCDFCGEKSALVYCRADSAKLCLSCDREVHCTNQLFTKHIRFQLCDSCDSSPASIFCCTEQSVFCQNCDYEVHNLPKCMDNHDRRPLEGFTGRPSAVEMAAIIGFEGFDCKNILVDEKGDDDHDHDNFGDLLGGFEEGEDGFCDYFVWDTPAVVNLDDLIVSTDKTHNFHAMVVPPLPKDRNLSCGQHKQEMLRQLCELAKLEPDIKQGSNPFINHHLEADENQDFRVQDQVQAYKRDEEHPIFLGSEARECSRDNDGFEAVNDDFQSPWLSEINVEECALFSDAKSGICSSVSHTTTGWNSQTVGTESTSVPPKVPSHEFTAADRVSAVTRYKEKKRTRRFEKHIRYESRKLQAENRTRVKGRFAKMDNRAV